A stretch of the Medicago truncatula cultivar Jemalong A17 chromosome 5, MtrunA17r5.0-ANR, whole genome shotgun sequence genome encodes the following:
- the LOC11410578 gene encoding transcription factor MYC1, with protein sequence MNLWSDDNSSVMEAFMTSSDLSTLWPPQPPSQPPQTTTGFNQDTLQQRLQALIEGAKEIWTYAIFWQPSYDYSGSSLLGWGDGYYKGEEDKTKAKKSKVTSPAEQEHRRKVLRELNSLISGNPVTDESPVDEEVTDTEWFFLVSMTQSFVNGTGLPGQAYYNSAPVWLTGAENLALSACERARQGQEHGIQTLACIRSADGVLELGSTELIYQNNDLMNKVKMLFNFNNNFDFGSSWQLGNNSAATIGGNQGENDPSLNWINDPEARDSVDNNSLVTTTTAATNASISVPSHQHHNNNQNLSVSVTKTMQFETHGSSTLTEVPSVVHVSSKQNNQSFFSKEMNLSDYGGSNNQQRLLKPESGDILCFGESKKSSYVANNGNSNSNFFSGQSQLVSVAEENNNGNGNGNGKRRSPNSRGSNNDDGMLSFTSGVIVPPATSNLKFSGGTGGGDSDHSDLEASVVKEVDSSRVVEPEKKPRKRGRKPANGREEPLNHVEAERQRREKLNQRFYALRAVVPNVSKMDKASLLGDAISYITELKTKLQKTESDKDGLEKQLDGMKNEIQKINENQSHQPPQQQQQQQPIPNKPSSNQALIDLDIDVKIIGWDAMIRVQCSKKNHPAARLMAALMELDLEVHHASVSVVNDLMIQQATVKMGSRFYTQEQLRAALSSKVGDVQ encoded by the coding sequence atgaATCTTTGGAGCGACGATAACTCTTCAGTAATGGAGGCTTTCATGACCTCCTCTGATTTATCAACCTTATGGCCACCACAACCACCGTCACAACCACCACAAACCACCACCGGATTCAACCAAGACACTCTCCAACAACGTCTTCAGGCTTTAATCGAAGGTGCAAAAGAAATCTGGACCTACGCTATTTTCTGGCAACCTTCTTACGACTATTCAGGTTCTTCGTTACTCGGTTGGGGTGACGGCTACTATAAAGGCGAAGAAGACAAAACAAAAGCGAAGAAATCAAAAGTTACTTCACCTGCTGAACAAGAACACCGGAGAAAAGTTCTTAGAGAACTTAATTCATTAATCTCCGGTAATCCGGTTACAGATGAATCTCCTGTTGATGAAGAAGTTACTGATACGGAGTGGTTCTTTTTAGTTTCTATGACGCAGTCTTTTGTTAACGGAACTGGACTGCCTGGACAAGCTTATTATAATTCAGCTCCGGTGTGGCTAACTGGAGCTGAAAATCTCGCCCTCTCAGCTTGTGAGAGGGCGAGGCAAGGTCAAGAACATGGTATACAGACGCTGGCGTGTATACGGTCGGCTGACGGTGTTTTGGAGCTTGGATCTACTGAGTTGATTTATCAGAATAATGATTTGATGAATAAAGTGAAGATGCTTTTcaattttaacaataattttgattttggatcTTCATGGCAGTTAGGTAATAATTCTGCTGCTACAATTGGTGGTAATCAAGGTGAGAATGATCCTTCTTTGAATTGGATCAACGATCCTGAAGCTCGAGATTCTGTTGATAATAATTCTCTTGTTACAACAACAACGGCAGCAACAAATGCTTCAATCTCAGTTCCAAGTCACCAACATCACAACAATAATCAGAATTTGAGTGTGAGTGTTACGAAGACGATGCAATTTGAAACTCATGGTTCGAGTACTTTAACTGAGGTTCCCAGTGTTGTTCATGTTTCAAGCAAGCAAAATAATCAAAGTTTCTTTTCTAAGGAAATGAATCTTTCTGATTATGGTGGGAGTAACAATCAGCAACGTTTGTTGAAGCCTGAATCCGGTGATATTTTGTGTTTTGGTGAGAGTAAAAAGAGTTCTTATGTTGCTAATAATGGAAACTCGAATTCGAATTTTTTCTCTGGTCAATCACAGTTAGTTTCTGTTGCTGAGGAGAATAATAATGGGAACGGGAATGGAAATGGAAAGAGGAGATCACCGAATTCGAGAGGAAGTAATAATGATGATGGAATGCTATCTTTTACTTCTGGTGTAATTGTTCCACCGGCTacttcaaatttgaaattctctGGTGGTACTGGTGGTGGTGATTCAGACCATTCGGATCTGGAGGCTTCGGTGGTGAAGGAGGTGGATAGTAGTCGTGTGGTGGAGCCCGAAAAGAAGCCGAGGAAGAGAGGGAGGAAGCCGGCAAACGGAAGAGAGGAACCGTTGAATCATGTTGAAGCTGAGAGGCAAAGAAGAGAGAAGCTGAATCAGAGATTCTATGCACTTCGAGCGGTTGTTCCTAATGTTTCAAAGATGGACAAAGCTTCACTTTTGGGTGATGCTATATCTTACATTACTGAGTTGAAAACAAAGCTTCAGAAAACTGAATCTGATAAAGATGGATTAGAAAAGCAACTTGATGGGATGAAGAATGAAATTCAGAAAATCAACGAAAACCAGTCTCATCAGCCACCacaacagcagcaacaacaacagccAATACCGAATAAACCCTCTTCGAATCAAGCTCTAATCGATTTAGATATCGACGTGAAGATTATAGGTTGGGATGCAATGATAAGGGTCCAATGCAGTAAGAAAAACCACCCTGCAGCGAGGTTAATGGCAGCGTTAATGGAGCTTGACCTAGAAGTGCACCATGCCAGTGTGTCTGTGgtaaatgatttgatgatacaacAAGCAACCGTGAAAATGGGGAGTCGTTTTTACACTCAGGAGCAGCTTCGAGCGGCATTGTCCTCTAAAGTCGGGGATGTTCAATAA